In one window of Thalassococcus arenae DNA:
- a CDS encoding ABC transporter permease, whose protein sequence is MEVLTWGGIIARVLAQFTPVWIALVLLFTVSILFKRRLGLYGKLFDSPIGMVGFALVMFWVFTGIFGAFDLIVTHDALAQVAQLKNKVPGTPLPNPEDGLYPYYLLGGDNLGRDVFSRMIKGAWVVVQIAPLATLFAFMVGITLGLPAGYYGGRLDTGLSFLANLILAFPVILLFYLLVTPEIIATGIPNYMAVVLFVFPLVFALVLLNSRYHTRPSLRTPLLVGVLGLMAWLYLSLVSEVGSPVQVIPGFADLFDVPGGILVVFVSVVFVNSPTVFRIVRGLTMDIKTRDYVAAAQTRGEGPWYIMLWEILPNARGPLIVDFCLRIGYTTILLGTLGFFGLGLPPESPDWGTTINDGRRLLRVFMHPALVPAVALLTLVLGLNLLADGLREESLRD, encoded by the coding sequence ATGGAAGTTCTTACCTGGGGCGGCATCATCGCCCGCGTTCTCGCCCAGTTCACCCCGGTCTGGATCGCGCTGGTGCTGCTGTTCACCGTGTCGATCCTGTTCAAGCGGCGGCTGGGGCTTTACGGCAAGCTGTTCGACAGCCCGATCGGCATGGTCGGTTTCGCGCTGGTGATGTTCTGGGTCTTCACCGGCATCTTCGGCGCCTTCGACCTGATCGTCACCCATGACGCGCTGGCGCAGGTCGCGCAGCTCAAGAACAAGGTGCCCGGCACGCCGCTGCCCAACCCCGAGGACGGGCTCTATCCCTACTACCTTCTGGGCGGCGACAATCTGGGCCGCGACGTGTTTTCCCGCATGATCAAGGGCGCCTGGGTGGTGGTGCAGATCGCACCGCTGGCCACTCTGTTTGCCTTCATGGTCGGCATCACGCTGGGCCTGCCCGCCGGCTATTACGGCGGCCGGCTGGATACCGGCCTGTCGTTCCTCGCCAACCTGATCCTGGCCTTCCCGGTGATCCTGCTGTTCTACCTGCTGGTCACGCCGGAAATCATCGCCACCGGCATTCCCAACTACATGGCCGTCGTGCTGTTCGTCTTTCCGCTGGTCTTCGCGCTGGTGCTGCTGAATTCGCGCTACCACACGCGGCCCAGCCTGCGCACGCCGCTGCTGGTGGGTGTGCTGGGGCTGATGGCGTGGCTCTACCTGTCGCTGGTCTCCGAAGTCGGATCGCCCGTGCAGGTGATCCCCGGCTTCGCCGATCTGTTCGACGTGCCGGGCGGCATTCTGGTGGTGTTCGTCAGCGTGGTCTTCGTCAACTCGCCCACCGTCTTCCGGATCGTGCGCGGGCTGACCATGGACATCAAGACGCGCGACTACGTGGCCGCCGCCCAGACCCGCGGCGAAGGGCCGTGGTACATCATGCTGTGGGAAATCCTGCCCAACGCGCGCGGGCCGCTGATCGTCGATTTCTGCCTGCGCATCGGCTATACCACGATCCTTCTGGGCACGCTGGGCTTCTTCGGGCTGGGCCTGCCGCCCGAAAGCCCCGACTGGGGCACCACGATCAATGACGGGCGGCGGCTGTTGCGGGTGTTCATGCATCCCGCGCTGGTGCCCGCCGTGGCGCTGCTGACGCTGGTGCTGGGCCTGAACCTGCTGGCCGACGGGCTGCGCGAGGAAAGCCTGCGAGACTGA
- a CDS encoding ABC transporter permease codes for MGLFLLRRISVMILTALCLTFIVFFLTNLYPNLEKLAKSEGNFRMHEIEVATWLSNRGYRSPVDPELLRQFRAQEISRDEAAAQVNTGFDARLFRSYGEWLGVLPGHITQGADGKVRSRCFGEIASVDAIPEGQGRFCGVLQGDWGFSTVFKDEVGTIIATRLALTGKLMFWVMMLMVPSALILGVLAGMREGSTTDRALSTVAITTTATPEYVSGVIFIAVFTSSAVGLQWFNGSATQAMDNATFENFFLPVLTIALYGMGYIARMTRASMAEVMTAQYIRTARLKGVSFPNIVMKHALRNALIAPFTVIMLQFPWLLNGVVIVETLFNYKGFGWTLVQAAGNNDIELLLGVSVVSVIVVLVTQLISDIGYVYLNPRISVS; via the coding sequence ATGGGACTATTCCTCTTACGCAGGATCTCGGTGATGATCCTGACGGCCCTTTGCCTGACGTTCATCGTGTTCTTCCTGACCAATCTCTACCCGAACCTGGAAAAGCTCGCGAAATCCGAGGGCAATTTCCGGATGCACGAGATCGAGGTCGCGACCTGGCTGTCCAACCGCGGCTACCGGTCGCCCGTCGATCCCGAGCTTCTGCGCCAGTTCCGCGCCCAGGAAATCTCGCGCGACGAAGCCGCCGCACAGGTCAATACCGGCTTTGACGCCCGCCTGTTCCGCAGCTACGGCGAATGGCTGGGGGTGCTGCCCGGCCACATCACCCAGGGCGCCGACGGCAAGGTCCGGTCGCGCTGCTTCGGCGAGATCGCCTCGGTCGACGCGATCCCCGAGGGGCAAGGCCGCTTCTGCGGCGTGCTGCAGGGCGATTGGGGCTTTTCCACCGTCTTCAAGGACGAGGTCGGCACGATCATCGCCACCCGCCTCGCGCTGACCGGCAAGCTGATGTTCTGGGTCATGATGCTGATGGTGCCCTCGGCGCTGATCCTGGGCGTGCTGGCTGGCATGCGCGAAGGCTCGACCACCGACCGGGCGCTGTCGACCGTCGCGATCACCACCACCGCCACGCCGGAATACGTCTCGGGGGTGATCTTCATCGCCGTCTTCACCTCGTCCGCCGTCGGCCTGCAATGGTTCAACGGCTCGGCCACGCAGGCGATGGACAACGCGACATTCGAGAATTTCTTCCTGCCGGTGCTGACCATCGCGCTGTACGGCATGGGCTATATCGCGCGGATGACACGGGCCAGCATGGCCGAGGTCATGACCGCGCAATACATCCGCACCGCGCGGCTCAAGGGCGTGTCCTTCCCGAACATCGTGATGAAACACGCCTTGCGCAACGCGCTCATCGCGCCCTTCACCGTCATCATGCTCCAGTTCCCCTGGCTGCTGAACGGCGTCGTCATCGTCGAGACGCTGTTCAACTACAAGGGCTTCGGCTGGACGCTGGTGCAGGCGGCGGGCAACAACGACATCGAGCTGCTTCTGGGCGTCTCGGTCGTTTCGGTCATCGTGGTTCTGGTGACGCAGCTGATCTCGGATATCGGCTATGTCTACCTGAATCCGCGGATCTCGGTCAGTTGA
- a CDS encoding ABC transporter substrate-binding protein, with protein MTHMNNPRRVHPAAEMYAREFKQGLMDRREFLTRATALGLSAGAAYALGGLGSPAQAAAHAQQGGTMRIQQEVRAIKDPRTMDWTQISNFTRGWLEYMVEYNRDGSLRGLLLEGWSTNDNATEYTLNVRPGVTWNNGDPFTADDVVRMFEYWCDKEVEGNSMAGRMATLIDASTNKLIAGAVTKVDDMTVSVKLPAPDISIIVGMADYPAAVVHSSHSGDAADMLANPIGTGPYLPESLEVGVKGVLVRNENHNWWGATAEGIGGAYLDRIEYIDYGTDPASWISAVESDEVDMLYQNVNEFIDIADAIGWEKSEVVTGATVVCRFNQQTLVGDSAPYADVRVRQAVSQAVDNSVVLDLGYAGLGVQADNHHVAPVHPEYADIGRPIFDPAGSVALLEEAGMADFEHELITLDDGFTKNSGDAIAAQMRDAGISVKRTILPGSTFWNDWAKYPFSITEWNHRPLGVQVLALAYRSGEAWNESGYANPEFDALLNEAMSIADADARRVVMEKIETLFRNDAVIIQPYWRSLYRHYKAGVVGAEMHPSFEIHVYKLGFAA; from the coding sequence ATGACGCACATGAACAATCCGCGGCGGGTCCACCCCGCTGCAGAGATGTACGCGCGTGAATTCAAGCAGGGCCTCATGGACCGCCGCGAATTCCTCACGCGCGCCACGGCGCTCGGCCTCAGCGCCGGCGCCGCCTATGCGCTTGGCGGGCTCGGCAGCCCGGCCCAGGCCGCGGCGCATGCCCAGCAGGGCGGCACGATGCGCATCCAGCAGGAAGTGCGCGCCATCAAGGATCCGCGCACCATGGACTGGACGCAGATCTCGAACTTCACCCGCGGCTGGCTGGAATACATGGTCGAGTACAACCGCGATGGCAGCCTGCGCGGCCTGCTGCTGGAAGGCTGGTCGACCAACGACAACGCCACCGAATACACGCTGAACGTCCGCCCGGGCGTGACATGGAACAACGGCGATCCCTTCACCGCCGATGACGTGGTGCGGATGTTCGAATACTGGTGCGACAAGGAAGTCGAAGGCAACTCGATGGCCGGCCGCATGGCCACGCTGATCGACGCCTCGACCAACAAGCTGATCGCCGGCGCGGTGACAAAGGTCGACGACATGACCGTCAGCGTCAAGCTGCCCGCGCCCGACATCTCGATCATCGTCGGCATGGCCGACTACCCGGCCGCGGTCGTCCATTCCAGCCATTCCGGCGATGCCGCCGACATGCTGGCCAACCCGATCGGCACCGGCCCCTACCTGCCGGAATCGCTCGAGGTCGGCGTCAAGGGCGTTCTGGTGCGCAACGAGAACCACAACTGGTGGGGCGCGACCGCAGAAGGCATCGGCGGTGCCTATCTCGACCGGATCGAATACATCGACTACGGTACTGATCCGGCCAGCTGGATCTCGGCGGTGGAATCCGACGAAGTCGACATGCTCTACCAGAACGTCAACGAGTTCATCGACATCGCCGACGCCATCGGCTGGGAGAAATCCGAGGTCGTCACCGGCGCCACCGTCGTGTGCCGCTTCAACCAGCAGACCCTGGTGGGCGACAGCGCGCCCTATGCCGATGTGCGCGTGCGCCAGGCGGTCAGCCAGGCGGTGGACAACTCGGTGGTGCTCGACCTGGGCTATGCCGGGCTGGGCGTGCAGGCCGACAACCACCACGTCGCGCCGGTGCATCCCGAATATGCCGATATCGGCCGCCCAATCTTTGACCCCGCCGGGTCGGTGGCGCTGCTCGAAGAGGCCGGCATGGCCGATTTCGAGCACGAGCTGATCACGCTGGACGACGGCTTCACCAAGAACTCGGGCGACGCCATCGCCGCGCAGATGCGCGACGCCGGCATCAGCGTCAAACGGACGATCCTGCCCGGCTCGACCTTCTGGAACGACTGGGCCAAGTACCCGTTCTCGATCACCGAATGGAACCACCGCCCGCTGGGTGTCCAGGTCCTGGCGCTGGCCTACCGTTCGGGCGAGGCGTGGAACGAATCCGGCTATGCCAACCCGGAATTCGACGCCCTGCTGAACGAGGCGATGTCGATCGCCGACGCCGATGCGCGCCGCGTGGTGATGGAAAAGATCGAAACGCTGTTCCGCAACGACGCGGTCATCATCCAGCCCTACTGGCGGTCGCTCTACCGCCACTACAAGGCCGGCGTGGTCGGGGCCGAGATGCACCCCTCCTTCGAGATCCACGTCTACAAGCTGGGCTTCGCGGCCTGA
- a CDS encoding helix-turn-helix transcriptional regulator: MTTAARPVFARSTGTADEGGEASGIRCGSLGLAMQPAPWRFTLAHDRPTNLLIWFTRGQGRVMVNGLRRGVSAHAALYLPAGTLFALDPGPQAQALMVESPAGLTGRLPREPLLLRVRDGLAQAELTGTIDAMTRELAQNRPLMADALEAHIRLIAVWLHRQVAAGALDAPKPDAAQRLARRFARLVVQDFRTPRVMADYAAALDVTPTHLTRVLRRASGRTAADLLTDRKLHEARRLLALPAPPVKDVAAMLGFQSAAYFTRFIRNHTAHSPSALRKRAQTGPAKAT, from the coding sequence ATGACGACCGCCGCCAGACCGGTCTTTGCCCGCTCGACCGGCACAGCTGACGAAGGCGGCGAAGCATCCGGCATCCGCTGCGGATCGCTGGGGCTGGCGATGCAGCCCGCGCCGTGGCGCTTCACCCTGGCCCATGACCGGCCCACCAACCTGCTGATCTGGTTCACCCGCGGCCAGGGCCGGGTGATGGTCAACGGCCTGCGCCGCGGGGTGTCCGCCCATGCCGCGCTCTACCTGCCCGCGGGCACGCTCTTTGCGCTCGACCCCGGCCCGCAGGCCCAGGCGCTGATGGTCGAAAGCCCGGCGGGCCTGACCGGACGGCTCCCGCGGGAACCGCTGCTGCTGCGCGTCCGCGACGGTCTGGCCCAGGCCGAACTGACCGGCACCATCGACGCCATGACCCGCGAACTGGCGCAGAACCGTCCGCTGATGGCCGACGCGCTCGAGGCGCATATCCGGCTGATCGCGGTCTGGCTGCACCGACAGGTCGCCGCCGGGGCGCTGGACGCGCCCAAACCCGATGCCGCCCAGCGCCTCGCACGCCGGTTCGCACGGCTGGTCGTCCAGGATTTCCGCACCCCGCGCGTGATGGCCGACTACGCCGCCGCGCTGGACGTCACGCCCACGCACCTGACCCGCGTGCTGCGCCGCGCCAGCGGGCGCACCGCCGCCGATCTGCTGACCGACCGCAAGCTGCACGAGGCCCGGCGCCTGCTGGCGCTGCCGGCGCCCCCGGTCAAGGACGTGGCGGCGATGCTGGGCTTTCAATCGGCGGCCTATTTCACCCGCTTCATCCGCAACCACACGGCGCACAGCCCCTCGGCGCTGCGCAAGCGCGCGCAGACCGGCCCGGCAAAGGCGACGTAG
- the miaA gene encoding tRNA (adenosine(37)-N6)-dimethylallyltransferase MiaA — translation MPDQLDNVLDGIAPDRPVLIAGPTASGKSALALALAERQGGVIVNADAIQVFADWRVLTARPSPEDEARAPHRLYGHVPGDRPYSVGQWLRDLDPVLAGPDRPILVGGTGLYFTALTEGLADIPETPPEIRAEADALLAGGGLARMIDALDPATRAQIDLANPARVQRAWEVHRTTGRGLAAWQADTPPPRLPLAQAQPLLVDAPKAWLTPRIEARFAGMLREGALDEARANVAAWSPALPSAKAIGAAELMAHLRGEIPLDEAAARATILTRQFAKRQRTWFRARMGAWTRVAAADLG, via the coding sequence ATGCCGGACCAACTGGACAACGTACTGGACGGCATCGCGCCCGACCGCCCGGTGCTGATCGCCGGCCCCACCGCCAGCGGCAAGTCGGCGCTGGCCCTGGCGCTGGCCGAACGGCAGGGCGGTGTGATCGTCAATGCCGACGCGATCCAGGTCTTCGCCGACTGGCGCGTGCTGACCGCGCGGCCTTCGCCCGAAGACGAGGCGCGCGCGCCGCACCGGCTCTATGGCCATGTGCCGGGCGACCGGCCCTATTCGGTCGGCCAGTGGCTGCGCGATCTCGATCCCGTTCTCGCCGGACCCGACCGGCCGATCCTCGTCGGCGGCACCGGGCTGTATTTCACCGCCCTGACCGAAGGGTTGGCGGACATCCCCGAAACCCCGCCCGAAATCCGGGCCGAGGCCGATGCGCTGCTGGCCGGCGGCGGGCTTGCGCGGATGATCGACGCGCTCGACCCCGCGACACGGGCGCAGATCGACCTGGCCAATCCCGCCCGCGTCCAGCGCGCCTGGGAGGTGCATCGCACCACCGGGCGCGGGCTGGCCGCCTGGCAGGCCGACACCCCGCCGCCGCGCCTGCCGCTGGCACAGGCGCAGCCGCTGCTGGTCGACGCGCCCAAGGCCTGGCTGACCCCGCGGATCGAGGCACGCTTTGCCGGAATGCTGCGCGAGGGCGCGCTGGACGAGGCCCGGGCCAACGTCGCCGCCTGGTCGCCCGCCCTGCCCTCGGCCAAGGCCATCGGCGCGGCCGAACTGATGGCGCATCTGCGCGGCGAGATCCCGCTGGACGAAGCCGCCGCAAGGGCGACGATCCTGACCCGGCAATTCGCCAAGCGCCAGCGCACCTGGTTCCGGGCCCGGATGGGCGCCTGGACGCGGGTCGCCGCGGCCGATCTGGGTTGA
- the pyrH gene encoding UMP kinase yields the protein MSDTRDPAENTRFKRVMLKISGEALMGDQGFGLHPPTVQRIAAEVKSVHELGVEICMVIGGGNIFRGLAGSAQGMERTTADYMGMLATVMNALAMQSALEGLGVFTRVISAIRMDEVAEPYIRRRAVRHLEKKRVCIFAAGTGNPYFTTDTAATLRANEMACEAIFKGTKVDGVYDKDPMQHDDAVRYDTISYDDCLAKHLKVMDASAIALARDNNLPIIVFSLDEPGGFKGILAGTGTYTRVGG from the coding sequence ATGAGCGACACGCGTGATCCGGCCGAAAACACGCGGTTCAAGCGCGTGATGCTGAAAATCTCGGGCGAGGCGCTGATGGGCGACCAGGGTTTCGGCCTGCATCCGCCGACGGTGCAGCGCATCGCGGCCGAAGTGAAATCGGTGCATGAGCTGGGTGTCGAGATCTGCATGGTGATCGGCGGCGGCAACATCTTTCGCGGGCTGGCAGGCAGCGCGCAGGGGATGGAGCGCACCACCGCCGACTACATGGGCATGCTGGCGACGGTGATGAACGCGCTGGCGATGCAATCGGCGCTGGAAGGGCTGGGGGTGTTCACCCGGGTCATCAGCGCCATCCGCATGGACGAGGTGGCCGAGCCCTATATCCGCCGCCGCGCGGTCCGGCACCTCGAGAAAAAGCGCGTCTGCATCTTTGCCGCGGGCACCGGCAACCCCTATTTCACCACCGATACGGCGGCGACTTTGCGTGCGAACGAAATGGCTTGCGAGGCGATCTTCAAAGGCACCAAGGTGGACGGGGTCTATGACAAGGACCCGATGCAGCACGACGATGCGGTGCGCTATGACACGATCAGCTACGATGACTGCCTGGCCAAGCACCTGAAGGTGATGGATGCCAGCGCCATCGCGCTTGCGCGCGACAACAACCTGCCGATCATCGTCTTTTCGCTGGACGAGCCCGGCGGGTTCAAGGGCATTCTTGCCGGCACGGGCACCTATACGCGGGTCGGCGGGTAG
- a CDS encoding CAP domain-containing protein produces MIQADQYERYMLELINAERSKVGADPLQLELNLNESAEDHSLWMLQTDIFSHTGVGGSSATQRMNNAGFDFSGSWRSAENIAVQSERGSSGIMDDVYDLHVSLMNSSGHRANILNPNLDYIGIGIEVGYFRFDSGNYYSVIVTQNFASTGGQADLDTGQTAPDPQPPADPPPPPQEPEPPAPGPLVLNGSAQNEVLDGGTGNDTITAFAGNDTLNGGDGDDVLKGNEGADRINGDGGNDLIHAGDNNDTVLGGSGNDQIFGQNGRDLLRGGDGFDTLCGDGSDDTVEGGVGRDKLFGGSGNDVLRGGLGNDAAYGGTGNDRIFGQSGDDKMLGGDGDDTMSGGHGNDTIEGGRGIDWLFGGADADSFVFARGCGVDRIRDFENNLDEIDLRDFNFATASQALQFADQVGADAIFDFGNGDRLIVENIAVSALADDLLV; encoded by the coding sequence ATGATACAAGCCGATCAATACGAACGCTACATGCTCGAACTGATCAACGCCGAGCGGTCGAAAGTCGGGGCCGATCCGCTGCAACTGGAACTGAACCTCAACGAATCCGCCGAAGACCACTCACTCTGGATGCTTCAGACGGACATCTTCTCTCATACCGGCGTCGGCGGCTCTTCTGCCACGCAGCGCATGAACAACGCCGGTTTCGACTTCAGCGGAAGCTGGCGGTCGGCCGAGAACATCGCGGTCCAAAGCGAACGCGGCTCGTCCGGCATCATGGACGACGTCTATGACCTGCATGTCAGCCTGATGAACAGCAGCGGCCACCGCGCCAACATCCTGAACCCCAATCTCGACTATATCGGAATCGGGATCGAGGTGGGGTATTTCCGGTTCGACTCGGGCAACTACTATTCCGTGATCGTGACGCAGAACTTCGCCTCGACCGGAGGTCAGGCCGACCTCGACACCGGGCAGACCGCTCCCGATCCGCAACCGCCGGCTGACCCGCCGCCGCCGCCGCAAGAGCCCGAACCGCCGGCCCCCGGCCCGCTGGTGCTGAACGGCAGCGCGCAGAACGAGGTGCTGGACGGCGGTACCGGCAATGACACGATCACCGCCTTCGCGGGCAACGACACGCTGAACGGCGGCGACGGTGACGATGTGCTGAAAGGCAACGAAGGCGCCGACCGCATCAACGGCGACGGCGGCAACGACCTGATCCACGCCGGCGACAACAACGATACCGTGCTGGGCGGCAGCGGGAACGACCAGATCTTCGGCCAGAACGGCCGCGATCTGCTGCGCGGCGGTGACGGGTTCGACACCCTGTGCGGCGATGGCAGCGACGACACCGTCGAAGGCGGCGTCGGGCGCGACAAGCTGTTCGGCGGGTCGGGCAACGACGTGCTGCGCGGCGGCCTTGGTAACGACGCGGCCTATGGCGGCACCGGAAATGACCGCATCTTCGGCCAGTCCGGCGACGACAAGATGCTGGGCGGGGATGGCGACGACACGATGTCGGGCGGCCACGGCAACGACACGATCGAAGGCGGGCGCGGCATCGACTGGCTGTTCGGCGGTGCCGACGCCGACAGCTTCGTCTTCGCCCGGGGATGCGGGGTCGATCGTATCCGCGACTTCGAGAACAACCTCGACGAAATCGACCTGCGCGACTTCAACTTCGCAACCGCGTCGCAGGCGCTGCAATTCGCCGATCAGGTGGGCGCAGACGCGATCTTCGATTTCGGCAACGGCGACCGGCTGATCGTGGAAAACATCGCCGTTTCGGCCTTGGCGGACGATCTGCTGGTATGA
- the frr gene encoding ribosome recycling factor translates to MSDEFELDTDDLTRRMDGAMANLRTEFASLRTGRASASMLEPVMVDAYGQMTPINQVGTVNVPEPRMVTVNVWDKGLVGKVEKAIRESGLGINPQLNGTIIMLPIPELNEERRRELSKVAGQYAEHARVAIRNVRRDGMDQIKKAKADGLSEDDQKLWEAEVQELTDTYIKKVDDALDTKQQEIMQV, encoded by the coding sequence ATGTCCGACGAATTCGAACTGGATACGGATGATCTGACGCGCCGCATGGATGGCGCGATGGCCAATCTGCGAACCGAGTTCGCATCGCTGCGGACCGGCCGCGCCAGTGCCTCGATGCTCGAGCCGGTGATGGTGGATGCCTATGGCCAGATGACCCCGATCAACCAGGTCGGCACGGTCAACGTGCCCGAACCGCGGATGGTCACGGTCAACGTCTGGGACAAGGGCCTGGTCGGCAAGGTGGAAAAGGCGATCCGCGAATCGGGTCTGGGGATCAACCCGCAGCTCAACGGCACGATCATCATGCTGCCGATCCCGGAACTGAACGAAGAGCGTCGCCGCGAGCTGTCGAAGGTGGCCGGGCAATATGCCGAACATGCCCGCGTGGCGATCCGCAACGTCCGCCGCGACGGCATGGACCAGATCAAGAAGGCCAAGGCCGACGGCCTGAGCGAGGACGACCAGAAGCTTTGGGAAGCCGAGGTGCAGGAGTTGACCGACACCTACATCAAGAAGGTCGACGACGCGCTGGACACCAAGCAACAGGAAATCATGCAGGTTTGA
- a CDS encoding isoprenyl transferase: MVKTIRETGGPRHVAIIMDGNGRWATQRGRPRLFGHHAGAKRVREVVEACPDLGVKYLTIFAFSTENWKRTQTEVAGLMSLFRRYITQEAKALKRENVRVRFIGDRVKLDDKLVTLMDELELMTADCSGVNLTIALNYGGRDEVARATRRLAHDVAAGKLRPEDVGEETLPKYLDTYVLPDPDLVIRTSGEARISNFLLWQSAYAEYEFVDTLWPDFNAAELARLVQGYGARDRRYGAVKA; this comes from the coding sequence ATGGTCAAGACGATCCGGGAGACCGGCGGGCCACGGCATGTGGCGATCATCATGGATGGCAACGGGCGGTGGGCCACGCAACGCGGGCGGCCGCGGCTGTTCGGCCATCATGCCGGCGCCAAGCGGGTGCGCGAGGTCGTCGAAGCCTGTCCCGATCTGGGGGTCAAGTATCTGACGATCTTCGCCTTTTCCACCGAGAACTGGAAACGCACCCAGACCGAGGTGGCCGGGCTCATGAGCCTGTTCCGGCGGTATATCACCCAGGAAGCCAAGGCGCTGAAGCGCGAGAATGTCCGCGTGCGTTTCATCGGCGACCGGGTCAAGCTGGACGACAAGCTGGTCACGCTGATGGACGAACTGGAACTGATGACCGCCGATTGCAGTGGCGTGAACCTGACCATCGCGCTGAATTACGGCGGCCGTGACGAAGTCGCCCGGGCCACGCGGCGGTTGGCCCATGACGTGGCCGCCGGCAAGCTGCGGCCCGAAGACGTGGGTGAAGAAACCCTGCCAAAGTACTTGGATACTTATGTTTTGCCGGATCCCGACCTGGTGATCCGCACGAGCGGCGAGGCGCGGATTTCGAATTTTCTGCTGTGGCAATCGGCCTATGCGGAGTATGAATTCGTCGACACGCTGTGGCCCGATTTCAACGCCGCCGAACTGGCGCGTCTGGTGCAGGGATACGGTGCGCGCGACCGCCGTTACGGCGCGGTCAAGGCATGA
- a CDS encoding phosphatidate cytidylyltransferase, translating to MSGASWEDLGVRIGSGAAMIAVGLGAVWLGGDWFHVLIAVICGVMVWELVCMLDTGRTRSPYVLAGVAFVAALAAIELPPAFALPLLMFPSLLGLSRMERGEATFAIFAALILLAGYGMMDLRDDFGLVWMLWLVMVVVVTDVAGYFAGRAIGGPKLWPRVSPKKTWSGTVAGWAGAALVGLLFAKSTAAGYGLAGISVAVSMASQIGDIAESAIKRRAGVKDSSSLIPGHGGLMDRFDGMLGAALFIVIAGQIADFPPGAP from the coding sequence ATGAGCGGCGCCTCCTGGGAAGACCTGGGCGTGCGCATCGGCTCGGGCGCGGCGATGATCGCGGTCGGGCTCGGCGCTGTCTGGCTGGGCGGCGACTGGTTTCACGTGCTGATCGCGGTGATCTGCGGCGTCATGGTGTGGGAACTGGTCTGCATGCTGGATACCGGCCGGACCCGCAGCCCCTACGTTCTGGCCGGGGTGGCCTTTGTCGCGGCGCTGGCGGCGATCGAACTGCCACCCGCCTTCGCGTTGCCGCTGCTGATGTTTCCGTCGCTGCTGGGATTGTCGCGCATGGAACGCGGCGAGGCGACATTCGCGATCTTCGCCGCGCTGATCCTGCTGGCCGGCTACGGGATGATGGACCTGCGCGACGATTTCGGCCTGGTCTGGATGCTGTGGCTGGTGATGGTCGTGGTGGTGACCGACGTGGCGGGCTACTTTGCCGGGCGCGCCATCGGCGGGCCCAAGCTGTGGCCGCGGGTCAGTCCGAAAAAGACCTGGTCCGGCACGGTGGCGGGCTGGGCCGGCGCGGCGCTGGTCGGGCTGCTTTTCGCGAAGTCGACCGCGGCCGGTTACGGGCTGGCCGGCATCTCGGTCGCGGTCAGCATGGCCAGCCAGATCGGCGATATCGCGGAAAGCGCGATCAAGCGGCGGGCAGGGGTGAAGGACAGCTCGTCGCTGATCCCCGGGCATGGCGGATTGATGGACCGGTTCGACGGCATGCTGGGCGCGGCGCTGTTCATCGTCATCGCCGGCCAGATCGCGGACTTTCCCCCGGGGGCGCCATGA